Part of the Pseudarthrobacter sp. NBSH8 genome is shown below.
CTGGGGCATGTCCATCCAGGCAGGCAACCCCCTGATTGACGGAAGCAAGGTCCGTCTCGATGACCCCATCACGAAGAAGGCCTACGAGACCTACTTCGGGTGGGTGACCAAGGACAAGGTAGTTGACCCCTCCTCCGTTGGTTGGGCCAACCCCCAGGCCCTGGCCGCCTTCGCGGCAGGAAAGGCAGCGTACTTCCCCATGACGTCGCCGCTGTCCATCCCCGCACTGGACGCCTCGGCAGTCAAAGGCAAATACAAATACGCCCTGATGCCCACTGTTCCCCCGGGGGAGACCTCCAACCCTGCGGACGGTAAACCTGCCGCCAGCATCCTCTCCGGCGACAACCTCGTGGTGGCTGACTATTCGAAGCAGAAGGACCTCGCCTTCGCGTTCATCAAGATGATCACCGACAAGGACGTCCAGCTCAACTACTTCAAGGTCTTCGGCCAGCTTCCCGCCAATCAGGAAGCCGCGAAAGAACTTGCAACCAACGAAGTCATTGCGCCGGCCCTTGAGTCCGGAGCCAAGTCTGTAGCCACCCCGTTCAGCGGCGCGTGGGGCGATGTCCAACTGTCGCTGACCAACGTGGTTGTCCAGTCCATTCCGGATCTTTCCTCCGGTGCAGTCAGTGATGCCAACCTGTCCCAGCGGCTCAAGGACGAACAGGCCAAATCGCAGACCGCATTGGACCGGGCCAAGAAGTAAGACCGACCCACCAACTGCGGAAGGTTACGGAAAATGGCTAGCAGCGTTACCGAGCCCCGGCCATCAGACAGCAATCCGCTGGCCGGGGCGGACGCCGGACTTGGCGAAACTACACCCCCCGGGAAGCGACGCAAGGGCCTCAGCGAGAAGAACCGGCCCCTGTGGCTCCTGATCCCCGGCGGACTGCTGATGACCCTTGTCATCCTTGTCCCCTTGGCCATGGGCATCTGGATGTCCCTGATCGATCTGGATCAGTACACCCTTCGCCAATGGGTTAATGCCGAATTCATTGGCCTCCAGAACTACATTGAAGCGGCCGTCAGCAGCGAGTTGCTCCGCTCCATCTGGCTCTCCGTTTCGTTCGCGGTGATTTCCACAGTGGTGACCGTCCCGCTGGGCGTCGCCGCCGCCGTCGTCACCCAGAACGCGTACCGTGGCCGCGCAATGGTGCGCTCTGTCTTCCTGATCCCCTATGTCCTGCCGTCATTTGTGGTGGCCAGCGTGTGGCGGACAATGCTGCAGCCGGATGGCATCGTGAACGTGACGCTGACCAACCTGGGAATGGACGGCGGGCTGTGGCTTAACGGGCCCAACGCATACTGGACACTGGTCTGGGTGGAAATCTGGGCGGCCTGGCCCTTCATCTACCTGCTGGCGCTGTCCGGCCTGCAGGCGGTGGACCACGAGGTCCACGAGGCATCGGCCCTGGACGGGGCACTGTGGTGGAACAAGCTGCGGTACGTGATCTTCCCCTACCTCAAGGGACCGGTTTCGCTCGCCTTCCTGCTGGCCACGCTGAACCACATCAACAACTTCACTCTCCCCTATGTCCTGTTTGGTGCGCCGGCACCGTCCGATGTGAATGTGCTGCCGATCCTGGTTTACGTCACCAGCTTCCAGAGCTTCCGGTTTGGCCTCAGCGCCGCGATGGCGGTCGTTTCGCTGATACTCATTGCCATTCCGCTCTTCATCTACCTGCGCGCAGTCCGGCTTGATGTGCACGAAGGAGGAAAGAAATGACCATCGACGCGGCCAACCCGATCAAGCAGCAGAAGAAGCAGCCCATCCGGCGTGACGCAGCCCTGGAGGTTACACGCCTGATGCCGAGGCCGCTGCTTGCAACGCTCACGGTCCTGCTCTGCGCCGTGGTCCTCATCCCGATCGCGTATATCTTCCTGGCGTCACTGAACACGGATGTGGGCGTCGCCAGCGGCGAGTTCTGGCCCAGCAGTTTCTCGTTGGACAGCTACACCAAGATCTGGGATTCCGTGGGGCTGGCGAAGGCCATCGGCAACAGCCTGATCGTTTCCGGCGCCACGGCAGTCGTCTCGGCCATCATGGCTATCGGCACGGCTTACGTGCTGGTCCGGTTTGAGTTCCGGGGGCGCCTGACCGTGCTGCGCGGGCTGCTGGGTCTCCAGTCCATTCCGGGAACCCTGATGCTCCTGCCCGTATTTGTGCTTTTCTCTTCCGCGGGCACCTACTTGGGTGTGACCGTCATCGGCACGCTCTGGGGCCTGTTTATCGCCTACCTGACGTTCGCGCTGCCGTTCTCAACGTGGGTGATGGTTACGTACCTCCGCGGCCTGCCAAGGGAACTGGAGGAAGCAGCACGCATCGATGGAGCTTCCAACCTCGGGATCCTGTTCCGGATCATCATTCCGCTTAGCTGGCCCGGAATCATCGTTTCGGCTATTTTCGCTTTCCTTCTGGGCTGGAATGACGTGCTGTTCGCGTCTGTGTTCACCCGGCCGGACACGCACACCGCCGCGGTTGCGCTGCAGGTCTTCGCGTCCGCCGTCGAGGGTGGAGCGATTCCGGTGTACTCGCAGATGATGGCGGCTTCGCTGGTCTGTGCCGTCCCTGTGGTGGTGCTGTACTTCATGTTCCAGAAGTACCTCGTTGGCGGCCTGACTGCCGGCAGCGTCAAGTAGGACAGCTTCACAAACAACTCCGCCCGGTGCAGCTGCTGCACCGGGCGGAGTTGTTTGTTTACTGCCGGCATCGCTCCTCGGACCATGGATCACCAGGCCTCCGGGGGGCGCGGCCTAAGGTGTGGATTCGCCGGAGTCCTTGGTGGCGTCAGCCTGGGACTGCGTCCGGGACTGTTCTGTGGGCCGCTGGCCTGTGCCGGGTTGTTCCGAACCGGGCTGTTCTGAGCCGGGCTGTTCTGAGCCAGGCTGTTCCGTGCCGGGCTGGCCTGTAGTGGCCTGGCCTGTAACACGGACTCCGTACTGGGGCCGGCCGTCAGGGAGGTCCGGGTAGCGGACGGCGGCCGCGGGAGCCTTCGCCGGCTGGGCCTCTGCCTCCGGCTGCGCGCCCTGCTCCGGGCCGGCGGCGTGGCCTACACCTTGGACTGCCCCCTGGCCCGGAGTACCAGCACCCTGCTGTCCGTAGGGGTCATTCCAGCTGGCAGGGCGCGCGGGTGCCGGACCGGACTGATTGCCGGGCTGGTCCTGCTGACCGGGCTGCTGGCCCGTTTGGCCGTACTGCTGGTTCTGGTAGCCCTGCGGATTGTAGGGGGCCGCTGCTGCGTCCGAACGGTTCATGGGCAGTTGCTGGAGCAGCCGGCGCGCATCATGGGCGGCTTCCACCGACACCACAACGTCGTAGTTGGTGGCCACCACCTGGCTGGTGGAGGTGAAATCCCGCTTTCCGCGCTGCATGGCATACGTGACAATCCCGAACAGCATAAAGAAGGCAGCGCCCATCAGCACAGACGCCAGGATCGAGAAATAGCCGGGCGATGGTGCGAAAAACGAAAGCATAACGCCAACGAAAAGGCCGAACCACATACCGCTGAGCGCCCCGGAGAGAGCTACCCGCGGGTAGCTGAGGCGGCCGGTCACCCGCTCAACCATCTTCAGTTCGTTGCCCACGATCGAAACCATGTGGACCGGGAACTGCTGGTCGGCGAGGTAATCCACCGCCTTCTGGGCATCCAAGTAGGAGGTGTACGAGCCCACGGTATCGCCGGTAGGCACCGTCCGGGCGTCGTCGGGCCCGCTGGGGCCACCGGCCTTGGGAGCACCAAAAATGTTTGACATACACCCATTCTTGCCCATCCGCATGTATGCCGCCTGTAGATTCAGCTAAAAGAGAGCAGACTCGGTAGCCTGTAGACGTGAGCACAAATCTTTCGCGCGTCTTCGTGGCCCGTCTGCTGGGTCTTGACGTCTTCGACCCTTTAGGCGACCGCCTGGGCAGGTTGCGCGATGTGGTGGTGCTCTCACGTGGCAGCCGCGGTGCCCCGCACGTGGTGGGCATCGTCGTCGAAGTTCCCGGCAAAAAGCGGGTCTTTGTACCGATGACACGCATTACCTCCATCGACCAGACACAGATCATCTGCACGGGACTGGTTAACCTCCGGCGCTTTGAACAGCGCGGCGCGGAGACGCTGGTGGTCGCGGAAATGTTCGACCGCCGCGTAACCCTCCGGGACGGCAGCGGCGACGCCACCATCGAGGACATCGCCATGGACCAGCACCGGTCCCGCGACTGGTTCGTGAGCAAGCTGTTCGTCCGCCGGGGCCACTCGCTGTCCCCGCTCAGCCGGCTGCGCCGGAACGAGACCATGATCATCGACTGGGCCGACGCCCTCCAGGGTGCCCGCACTGAACCCCAGGCAGCCACGCAGTTCGTCGCCAACCACGAGGACCTCAAACCCGCAGACTTCGCCGAAGCCCTGCAGGAAATGAGCGACAAACGCCGGTTCGAGGTGGCCAGCGAACTCCAGGATGAGAGGTTGGCTGACGTCCTGCAGGAGCTGCCCGAGGACGACCAGGTGGAAATCCTCTCCGCCCTTGACGTCCAGCGCGCAGCCGACGTCCTGGAGGAGATGGATCCCGACGACGCCGCCGACCTCCTCGGCGAACTGCCGACAGCACAGGCAGAGGAACTGCTCCAGCTCATGGAACCCGAAGGCGCCGACGACGTCAGGCGGCTCCTCGAATACGACGAGGACACCGCCGGTGGCCTGATGACGCCGGTTCCGGTGATCCTTCCCCCGGAGGCGACTGTCGCCGAAGCACTGGCCCACGTCCGCCGCGAGGAACTCTCCCCCGCCCTGGCCTCGTCCATTTTCATCACCCGGCCTCCGCTGGAAACCCCCACCGGACGCTTCCTCGGTGTGGTCCACATCCAGCAGCTCCTGCGTTTCCCACCCTTCGAGCCCTTGGGCAACCTGGTGGACAAGAACCTTGAACCGTTGTCCGATCAAGCCCACATCAGCGAAGTAGCCCGCACCCTGGCAACGTACAACCTGAACTCCCTTCCGGTGGTTAACGACGCCGGCCGGCTTGTGGGGGCGGTGACTGTTGATGACGTCTTGGATCATCTGTTACCCGATGACTGGCGCGCCTACGATGGCGAAGCCCCGATAAGAAAACTGGGAGGCCGCATTGGCTGACACCGGCGCCCCCAAGAATCCCAACAAGCAGGCCGCGGCCAAGGGCGGGCTCGACACACCCCTAAGCGGCCGCCAACGCATCCTGCCAAAATTCTCGCCGGATCCGGACGCGTTCGGCCACGCTACGGAAGGCTTCGCCCGGTTCATGGGCACGCCACAGTTCCTGGTCTACATGACGGTCTTCGTTGTCATCTGGCTCGTCTGGAACACGTGGGCACCGGAGGCGTGGCAGTTCGATTCGCGCATCCTCGGCTACACGCTCCTGACGCTCATGCTGTCGCTGCAGGCCTCGTACGCAGCTCCGCTGTTGCTGCTTGCCCAGAACCGGCAGGATGACCGGGACCGCGTCTCGCTCCAGCAGGACCGGCAGCGCGCCGAACGCAACCTGTCCGATACCGAGTACCTCACGCGGGAACTGGCCTCCCTGAGGATCGCGCTGCGCGAAGTTGCCACCCGCGACTACGTCCGGGCCGAACTGCGAACACTCCTCGAGGACATGCTGGAAGCCCAGGAGGAACTGCGGACCCATGATCACGCCGGAGCCGGCAGCCACGAGTCACCGCGCGAAAAGATCAAGGACAGGCTCAAGGAAAAGCGGGATAAGCAGCGGAATCCCCGCACGCAGCAGATTCCCAAGGTCAAATCCAGCCACGCCGCCAAAGAGCAGGCAGCCAGGGACCAGGCCCAGAAGGAGTCATCCGTTCAGGACCCGGCCGTCCCGGAGCACCACCCCACCACCGAAAGCTGAGCCCTGCCCCTATGAGCCACCCCCTGGAGCAGGCAGTCAACGCTGCACTGGCCACCGTAATCGATCCCGAGCTTCGCCGTCCCATCACGGAACTCGGCATGGTGGAGTCCGTGGAGATCTCTGCGGACGGCCATGTCAGGCTGGCCGTCCTGCTGACAATCGCGGGCTGTCCCCTGCGCGGGACCATTACTGCCGACTCCGAAAAGGCGCTGTCCGCAGTTCCGGGCGTGACCGCCGTCGACGTTGAACTGAAGGTGATGAACCAGGCCCAGCGGGACGCCCTGAAGGAGCAGCTCCGCGGCGCCGCCGGCCAGCGCGGGATTCCGTTCAACGAGCCGGGGTCGCTGACCAAGGTATTTGCGGTGGCCAGCGGCAAAGGCGGTGTGGGCAAGTCATCACTGACGGTCAACCTGGCCTGCGCCCTGGCCGCCCAGGGGCTACGGGTTGGCATTGTGGACGCCGATGTCCATGGATTCTCGGTTCCGGCCCTGATGGGCATCACGCAGGCGCCCACCCGGGTGGACGACATGATCCTGCCGCCGGTGGCCTACGGCGTGAAAGTGATTTCCATCGGCATGTTCGTGGCCGGAAACCAGCCGGTCGCCTGGCGTGGGCCGATGCTCCACCGGGCCCTGGAACAGTTCCTGACCGACGTCTACTTCGGCGACCTCGACGCCCTCTTCCTCGACCTGCCGCCCGGCACCGGCGACATCGCGATTTCTGTGGCCCAGCTGCTGCCGAAGGCGGAGATCCTGGTGGTCACCACGCCGCAAGCCGCAGCTGCCGACGTCGCCGAGCGCGCTGGTGCCATCGCCACCCAGACAGGTCAGACGGTTGCCGGCGTCATCGAGAACATGTCATACCTGGAAATGCCCGACGGCGGAAGGATGGAGCTGTTTGGCAGCGGCGGCGGGGCGGTCCTCGCCGAAAGACTCACGACGACGGTGGGCATCGATGTTCCGCTCTTGGGACAGATCCCGTTGGACATCCTGCTGCGGGAAGGCGGCGATGCGGGCGCGCCGATCGTGCTGGGCCGGCCGGAGACCCCGGCGGCCATTGCCCTGATCGAGATTGCGGGAAAACTTGCTGCCAGGCCCCGAGGCCTCACTGGGATGAACCTGGGCCTGCAGCCGCGCTAGCGCAGCCC
Proteins encoded:
- a CDS encoding general stress protein; the protein is MSNIFGAPKAGGPSGPDDARTVPTGDTVGSYTSYLDAQKAVDYLADQQFPVHMVSIVGNELKMVERVTGRLSYPRVALSGALSGMWFGLFVGVMLSFFAPSPGYFSILASVLMGAAFFMLFGIVTYAMQRGKRDFTSTSQVVATNYDVVVSVEAAHDARRLLQQLPMNRSDAAAAPYNPQGYQNQQYGQTGQQPGQQDQPGNQSGPAPARPASWNDPYGQQGAGTPGQGAVQGVGHAAGPEQGAQPEAEAQPAKAPAAAVRYPDLPDGRPQYGVRVTGQATTGQPGTEQPGSEQPGSEQPGSEQPGTGQRPTEQSRTQSQADATKDSGESTP
- a CDS encoding Mrp/NBP35 family ATP-binding protein yields the protein MSHPLEQAVNAALATVIDPELRRPITELGMVESVEISADGHVRLAVLLTIAGCPLRGTITADSEKALSAVPGVTAVDVELKVMNQAQRDALKEQLRGAAGQRGIPFNEPGSLTKVFAVASGKGGVGKSSLTVNLACALAAQGLRVGIVDADVHGFSVPALMGITQAPTRVDDMILPPVAYGVKVISIGMFVAGNQPVAWRGPMLHRALEQFLTDVYFGDLDALFLDLPPGTGDIAISVAQLLPKAEILVVTTPQAAAADVAERAGAIATQTGQTVAGVIENMSYLEMPDGGRMELFGSGGGAVLAERLTTTVGIDVPLLGQIPLDILLREGGDAGAPIVLGRPETPAAIALIEIAGKLAARPRGLTGMNLGLQPR
- a CDS encoding ABC transporter substrate-binding protein; the protein is MSKPRRLGTIAAAAVSVLMLAACGGSGGSGGATSGAPGGKVDGTGKTLNVLMNVTAQYPQEQQAWFKEMSAKFKTETGADIQWETFATANDEMTRIQTSVVSGQGPDVYGLGTTFTPTAYSTGAFVKLGDNEWDQLGGKDKFVPAALGISGPDKANQIGIPFVSRPFVMAYNTELLAAAGIEKPATTWDEFTEQAKKLTNGDQYGVAIAYKDNFDPWKYIWGMSIQAGNPLIDGSKVRLDDPITKKAYETYFGWVTKDKVVDPSSVGWANPQALAAFAAGKAAYFPMTSPLSIPALDASAVKGKYKYALMPTVPPGETSNPADGKPAASILSGDNLVVADYSKQKDLAFAFIKMITDKDVQLNYFKVFGQLPANQEAAKELATNEVIAPALESGAKSVATPFSGAWGDVQLSLTNVVVQSIPDLSSGAVSDANLSQRLKDEQAKSQTALDRAKK
- a CDS encoding DUF1003 domain-containing protein gives rise to the protein MADTGAPKNPNKQAAAKGGLDTPLSGRQRILPKFSPDPDAFGHATEGFARFMGTPQFLVYMTVFVVIWLVWNTWAPEAWQFDSRILGYTLLTLMLSLQASYAAPLLLLAQNRQDDRDRVSLQQDRQRAERNLSDTEYLTRELASLRIALREVATRDYVRAELRTLLEDMLEAQEELRTHDHAGAGSHESPREKIKDRLKEKRDKQRNPRTQQIPKVKSSHAAKEQAARDQAQKESSVQDPAVPEHHPTTES
- a CDS encoding carbohydrate ABC transporter permease, whose protein sequence is MASSVTEPRPSDSNPLAGADAGLGETTPPGKRRKGLSEKNRPLWLLIPGGLLMTLVILVPLAMGIWMSLIDLDQYTLRQWVNAEFIGLQNYIEAAVSSELLRSIWLSVSFAVISTVVTVPLGVAAAVVTQNAYRGRAMVRSVFLIPYVLPSFVVASVWRTMLQPDGIVNVTLTNLGMDGGLWLNGPNAYWTLVWVEIWAAWPFIYLLALSGLQAVDHEVHEASALDGALWWNKLRYVIFPYLKGPVSLAFLLATLNHINNFTLPYVLFGAPAPSDVNVLPILVYVTSFQSFRFGLSAAMAVVSLILIAIPLFIYLRAVRLDVHEGGKK
- a CDS encoding carbohydrate ABC transporter permease; protein product: MPRPLLATLTVLLCAVVLIPIAYIFLASLNTDVGVASGEFWPSSFSLDSYTKIWDSVGLAKAIGNSLIVSGATAVVSAIMAIGTAYVLVRFEFRGRLTVLRGLLGLQSIPGTLMLLPVFVLFSSAGTYLGVTVIGTLWGLFIAYLTFALPFSTWVMVTYLRGLPRELEEAARIDGASNLGILFRIIIPLSWPGIIVSAIFAFLLGWNDVLFASVFTRPDTHTAAVALQVFASAVEGGAIPVYSQMMAASLVCAVPVVVLYFMFQKYLVGGLTAGSVK
- a CDS encoding magnesium transporter MgtE N-terminal domain-containing protein; protein product: MSTNLSRVFVARLLGLDVFDPLGDRLGRLRDVVVLSRGSRGAPHVVGIVVEVPGKKRVFVPMTRITSIDQTQIICTGLVNLRRFEQRGAETLVVAEMFDRRVTLRDGSGDATIEDIAMDQHRSRDWFVSKLFVRRGHSLSPLSRLRRNETMIIDWADALQGARTEPQAATQFVANHEDLKPADFAEALQEMSDKRRFEVASELQDERLADVLQELPEDDQVEILSALDVQRAADVLEEMDPDDAADLLGELPTAQAEELLQLMEPEGADDVRRLLEYDEDTAGGLMTPVPVILPPEATVAEALAHVRREELSPALASSIFITRPPLETPTGRFLGVVHIQQLLRFPPFEPLGNLVDKNLEPLSDQAHISEVARTLATYNLNSLPVVNDAGRLVGAVTVDDVLDHLLPDDWRAYDGEAPIRKLGGRIG